Genomic window (Deltaproteobacteria bacterium):
ATCACGTGCTCGTAGAGCTCCGGGCTCATGTCGTCGATGTTGCACTCGACGATCAGCATCACGTCGGTCGCGAGCCCGGTAGGAACCTCCGCGGCCTCGCCGAGGATCACCCGCAGGAGGTTCGGACGATCGGCGAGCTGGCGCGTACCCGCCCCATAGCCGACGCCAACCGGCCGGAGCGCGGGCGGCGGCGACGCCACCGCGCCGAAGCCCCGTAGGATCGCCGCGCCGGTCGGCGTGACCATCTCGCCGGCCCCGTCGCCCGCCCGGACCGCATAGCCGCGCAACAGGTCCACCGTGGCGGGCGCCGGCACCGGCAGCGGCCCGTGCCGACTCTCGACCATGCCGCTGCCGAGCGGCAGCGGCCCGACGAAGAGCCTCGTGATGCCGAGCGCTTCGAAGCCGACGGCGGCCGCCACCACGTCGGCGATCGCGTCGGCCCCGCCGACCTCGTGGAAGTGCACGCGGTCGACCGGCGTGGCGTGCACCCGGGCCTCGGCCTCCGCGAGTGCAGCGAACGCGGCGAGCGCGCGATCGCGCACCGGCGTCGCGAGCCCGCCCCGCGCGAGGATCGCACGGACCGTCGCGAAGTCGCGCTCGCCCGGGGGCTCGCGCGTGGTGACGACGAACTTCGTCGCGGCGATGCCCCCGACCTCGCGGCGCTCCGCGCCGACGTCGACGTCCGGGAGCCCGAGCCCTCCGAGCGCCGCGCGCACGTCCTCGATCGGCGCCCCGAGATCGAGCAGGGCACCGACCGTCATGTCGCCCGAGAGGCCGGAAAACGCGTCGAAGAACGCCTGCATGGCGGGCTCGTAGCCCGCGTCCGACGCCACCGCAAGGTCGTTCGTTTGCAGTCTCGAAGCGCTATGGTACCTTACCCACCCTTTTTGCGAGCCGTGGATGCGTGAACGCGAGCTGAAGCATTTCCAAACCCTGCTGAACGAGAAGCTGGCGGAGCTGCTCGAGGAAGCCGATCGCACCGTCGACGGGATGACCGACGCG
Coding sequences:
- the larC gene encoding nickel pincer cofactor biosynthesis protein LarC, translating into MASDAGYEPAMQAFFDAFSGLSGDMTVGALLDLGAPIEDVRAALGGLGLPDVDVGAERREVGGIAATKFVVTTREPPGERDFATVRAILARGGLATPVRDRALAAFAALAEAEARVHATPVDRVHFHEVGGADAIADVVAAAVGFEALGITRLFVGPLPLGSGMVESRHGPLPVPAPATVDLLRGYAVRAGDGAGEMVTPTGAAILRGFGAVASPPPALRPVGVGYGAGTRQLADRPNLLRVILGEAAEVPTGLATDVMLIVECNIDDMSPELYEHVMARLFAAGAVDVALVPVHMKKNRPGVTVQALVPPERRAAVAAVLFAETTTLGVRCHAVTRLVVPRRSGEVGTVYGPIAVKIAGSDGTPALVTPEYESCRRAAERHGVPLRVVYAAAQAAAATVRVT